A window from Streptomyces sp. NBC_00335 encodes these proteins:
- a CDS encoding XdhC family protein, producing the protein MRDLVETARQWVAEGRVGFLARPVTEQGFGPRDPAGAVLVDARGECVGALYRGVFDAELVAEAASMGGGETARVCEVSVGAGEAVEAKLTCGGQAEVLLQPLRAIPGEWWELLGQGVGVALVTQLNERADQAVSVVVRGADQPSGDAERRAGELLRTRRPGRDALYAGSGLVLVEAYPSAPYVVIGGGGELAEVIEAQARLLGWDVSVVGSVAEAEKVLDVRRDAACLAMLSHDPDFDVPTLRTALALGIPYVGALGSRKTTARRREGLLAAGVSEERLRTVHGPIGLDLGGQTPAETALAICAEILAVLGGREVRGVRDADGPLKG; encoded by the coding sequence GGGGCGGGTCGGGTTTTTGGCACGGCCCGTGACCGAGCAGGGGTTCGGTCCGCGGGATCCGGCCGGGGCCGTGCTCGTGGATGCGCGCGGGGAGTGCGTCGGGGCCCTGTACCGGGGGGTGTTCGATGCCGAGCTGGTGGCGGAGGCCGCCTCCATGGGGGGCGGGGAGACCGCGCGGGTGTGTGAGGTTTCCGTGGGCGCCGGGGAGGCTGTTGAGGCCAAGCTGACGTGTGGTGGGCAGGCCGAGGTGCTGTTGCAGCCGCTCCGTGCGATTCCCGGTGAGTGGTGGGAGCTGCTCGGGCAGGGGGTCGGGGTCGCGCTCGTGACCCAGTTGAACGAGCGGGCGGATCAGGCCGTCAGTGTCGTGGTGCGGGGGGCCGATCAGCCGTCCGGGGACGCCGAGCGGCGGGCCGGGGAGTTGCTGAGGACCAGGCGGCCGGGGCGGGACGCGCTGTACGCGGGGTCCGGGCTGGTGCTCGTGGAGGCCTATCCGTCGGCTCCGTACGTGGTGATCGGCGGGGGCGGGGAGCTGGCCGAGGTCATCGAGGCTCAGGCCCGGCTGCTCGGGTGGGACGTGAGTGTCGTCGGGTCTGTGGCCGAGGCCGAGAAGGTGCTCGACGTGCGGCGGGACGCCGCCTGTCTGGCGATGCTGAGCCATGATCCGGACTTCGACGTGCCGACGCTGCGCACCGCGCTCGCGCTCGGGATTCCGTACGTCGGCGCGCTCGGCTCCCGCAAGACCACCGCGCGGCGCCGCGAGGGGCTGCTCGCGGCCGGGGTGAGCGAGGAGCGGCTGCGGACGGTGCACGGGCCGATCGGCCTGGACCTGGGCGGGCAGACTCCGGCGGAGACGGCGCTGGCCATCTGCGCGGAGATCCTGGCGGTGCTCGGGGGCAGGGAAGTGCGTGGGGTGCGGGACGCGGACGGGCCGCTCAAGGGGTGA
- a CDS encoding DUF6479 family protein gives MDTTLIFLAVDRTLTNIAWFLVVGLLVVGFLLGGFMLGKRVRAQEPAPPTPESQPHLPDGGAVHEVSEEREYVEFPESGLRPHEMQGYGNFGSRTHSHQDDARAERESGYEHPNPRPARKQPPTLPPLGGAKPA, from the coding sequence ATGGACACGACTCTGATCTTCCTCGCGGTGGACAGAACTCTGACCAACATCGCGTGGTTCCTCGTCGTCGGGCTCCTCGTGGTCGGCTTCCTGCTCGGCGGTTTCATGCTGGGCAAGCGGGTCCGGGCACAGGAACCCGCACCCCCCACTCCCGAGAGCCAGCCGCACCTGCCCGACGGCGGCGCGGTGCACGAGGTCTCCGAGGAGCGGGAGTACGTCGAATTCCCCGAGAGCGGACTGCGCCCGCACGAGATGCAGGGGTACGGGAACTTCGGCTCCCGGACCCACAGCCATCAGGACGATGCGCGGGCCGAACGGGAATCCGGGTACGAGCACCCCAACCCGCGGCCGGCACGGAAGCAGCCGCCGACCCTGCCGCCCCTGGGCGGCGCCAAGCCCGCCTGA